GTTGATATGGACCatctattttcttaaaaaacagaaagctGCAATTCACTAGTTTCAGACTGCCTGAGGGTCACCTGTGAGGGGTCATGTATCCCTGCTCAGGCAACCCTGGCTTCTTCTGGATTAGGAAGTATATCCTTTCTTAACACCAAAAAGCAAATGGGCATCCCAACCCAGGTTATTTTGAAAGTAGAGTTAGAAGAGAGCAGATAAGTATGCTAAAAGATTTTTACTCTTCTTAATCACTATAAGTCTAGAAAAGGAAAGACTGAAATGTGGTGCTAAGTTTCCTTCTAGAATGTGGGCCTCCTTAGACATGACTCAcagcatttctttttccttcagtacAGTGGGTGTACCAAAAGTTTCAATATTGACAACTCAGTGCCCCAAAAAGAGGAGGGAGGAAAAACAAGGGTTTTCAAAAACCAAAGAAGAGACAGGATTTACATTCAGATGTAACCaaaaatattaggaaattaaTTCAGGATTGGCAAAACTTTGATTAAATATACCGTGGGGGAATAAGGGGAAAAGGCAGGACTGGTTCCCTAATTAATCCCGTTCTATCTTTCCACAGAACCGGAATAAACAGACAAgccattaaataaaaaatgggggggggggtatcAACTTTGAACTACATGgatcatcattttttaaagcagGCCGTATTTGTTATGTGCAGCAGTTACAGCAAACCTGTGTCCTTGCCACGCTCTTCCGTCACTTCCTGAGGGGAACTGAGGCACGGCGTTTCTTTAGGTTGCTAGAACAAGAAAACCCAAGATTGCTTTACACTGATTTTACTCCTGGCATTTAATATTGCTTAAAATGAAATCCAGTCTTCTGCTGCACGTAATTCAATGCTATGCCCCATGTTCATCTCCAGATGTTAAACATCGAGTGTGTTAATGACATTGCGGCTCCTCTTAATCTATGTGTAGAAGGCTTTCGCATCCCAAAGGCACTGTCATGCGCTGTACACACGACAGTCACCCAGAACACTGCGCCACAGGCCAGGCCGGGTGCCCTGCCCGCCGTGGACCTGCCGTCCCCGCAGGGGCAGGCCTGCTCATTGCCGTGGTGCCGAGGGCTGCTGCCTGGAGCGCAGGGAATGTTGCTCCGGGAGAGTCCACCCTCTCTGAAATGCGCATCTCTTTAGCCTCTGTCCATCGGGACTGACCTAAGAGCTTCCTGAATAGGGGATTCTCCTCAAAAGCGCGCCCGCAGGCACAGCCTCAGCTCCACCTAGATGCTACACAGATGCCCTCTAGTGGAATAATTTAACAAAGGTGTAAGAGAGTTAGGTCTGGTTACCGGGAAGTGAGGGTCAGCGGAGCGCTCCTCCTCCTCACTCGCTGCTGAGGCCCCTGAGTCACCTGGGGGGCGgctgtggctcaggtggttgggcgcccgcttcccacacgggaggtcctgggtttggcccccaatgtctcctaaaaagccaaaaacaaacaacaagccagCACACAAATGAAAAGGCCAGCTCGGGCGCccgtgtggctcagtggctgagcactggcttcccacatacgaggccctgggttcaatccctggcccctcaaaaaaaaaaatcacctggaAATTTAAATCATTTACAAACCAGAACCATTAAGGAGAAGACTGAGGTTTGCTACATAAAGTGTAAAGGATAAAACTCCTTATATGCCAAGACTTATGGCAAAGTCAAGAGATGAGTGAAAAATTAAGGCTGTTTCAAACATGTATGATAaatgactcatttttaaaatataaagagatcttataaaacaataagaaaaagacaaataattgaGTAGGAAAATGGCCAAAGGCCATGAACAGATTGGGTCATAGGAACACAAATTCAATTGGTCGAAAGATAGAGAAATACATTCAATTTCACTCATAAGTAAAGATACGCAAACTTAACAGACATTTTTGCCCATCAGAGTGACAAAGGTGATGCTTAATGTTGCAAAGGCTTGGGTAATTGTGTACATTTGGGTAACTGGCACAGCTTCTTTGGAAGGCAATAGTTGCCCAGAGTTGCACTGCTTTCTgtttgatccagcaattctaatAGGAAATTTTCCCTCAAAAATATTAGCATAAAGCCACGATGTATGGAGAACAATGTCACCTGCAATAGTAAATGTAACAGGAAAAAAACTGGAAATACGCTAAATGTCCATGAAGCAGAGACAAACTCTGGGACACTTGAGTGGAATTACACAACCTTGAAAAGACGAGATGGACCCGCTTGTGTCCAGTGCGGCTCCCTAAGACTTAGTAAGGGGGAAAGAGAGCGGAGGCTGCTGCACACAGCAAAACGCAGTCGGCGTGGCACGCAACGGTCTTTTCCGATGAGGTCCTGACTCCCGTTCCGGTGACCTTCTCAGATTTCAGTAAGACACTGCAGCTCTGGCACTGCACTGAGGCACTCGGTGCACATGCACCTAACACTCTGGGCGCCTGGGCCCGCTGCCCCTAGCGGACCTGAAACGCTCACACAGTCCTAGGAAATGCTCGTTCAGGGAGCCTGTAGCACTGTCCCGATTCCATCCGCAGAAAACTCTGATATTCTTTTAGAAGTAGCAGTCATGACAGTCCACACTGTCTTAGGTCGGTCTTGTGGTTGTGGCGAGGATGGACGATACCAAAGAATGGCTTACCTGAGAGTAGGTCTTGTTCACAAGGAACAAAAATTAGTCTATTATGTCACTGCACAAAGAAATTGGCAAATTTATAAATAGGCAAAATCCTAACTCTAAAAGTTGTACTTTTAGTTCAGTAAGGTTATTCGTCAGATTATTGCATGTCTTACCTGTCTTTAATCCGTAATACTGACGTTTAGGACTTACCACTGTGTGTCTTGGTTGAGTTTTTGTGTTCGTGGCAGAGTACTCTGGAAATATACAATTCCAAAGAatgcttattttttattgatgTCACTTTTCAGATAGTAtgtctattttcatgtgctttcaaAAGGAACTAACCTATTTACATGATGGTTCACCCTAAATATTTAGTggttaaagaaaaatgttcaaaccTGTGTAAAATTCGTGACTCGCATCAGGTGCAGAGGGAAGCTTTGTCAGATCCCTCTGTCCTCTCTGAACCTCGGAAAGATCATTATATTCTCTAATGAGCGAGTGTTGATTAAATATCTTATTATATGGTCAGTGGGATTTCATTGTATGAAGATgtctaggcggcggacttggcccagtggttagcgcgtccgcctaccacatgggaggtccaaggttcaaaccccgggcctccttgacccatgtggagctggcccatgtgcagtgctgatgggcgcaaggagtgccctgccacgctggggtgtcccccacttaggggagccccaagcgcaaggagtgcaccccctaagaagagccacccagcaacaaagaaagtgcagcctgcccaggaatggcaccgcacacaaggagagctgacacaacaagatgacgcaacaaaaagaaacagattcccatgccgctgacaacaacagaagcagaaaaagaagatgcagcaaatagacacagagaacagacaaccagggtggggtaaataaataaataaatctttaaaggaaaaaaaaagatgtctaaaGATCAAACATCTTCCAAGGCATGCAAATTTCTACAAGTAGACAAAATCCTGCTGATTTTCAACAATAAATAGTGAAAAATCTCATGCATCAGTGGGGGTTAGGGGGTGGGAAATAACTGTCAACGTCAACAAGGCATCCCCCAGAACTTAGATTTGACCTACAGATTGCCTAGAATTGATCAACGAATGCTCTAGGAGAGACAAAAGTAGTAGAGTGAGCTATGACTAagaaatggagggaagcggacttggcccagtggttagggcgtccgtctaccacatgggaggtccgcggttcaaaccccgcgcctccttgacctgtgtggagctggcccatgcgcagtgctgatgcgcgcaaggagtgctgtgccacgcaggggtgtcccccgcataggggagccccacgcgcaaggagtgcacccataaggagagccgcccagcgcgaaagaaagtgcagcctgcccaggaatggcggagagctgacacagcaagatgacgcaacaaaaagagacgcagattcctggtgccgctgataaggatagaagcagtcacagaagaacacacagtgaatggatacagggagcagacaactgggggaaggggagagaaataaaaataaataaatcttaaaaaaaaaaaaagaaatggagagtgAATTTAAGGAACCTTCCTTCCAGCCCCTAGCTACATCTCCCTTGCTTTATGGTGCTGACTCAGTGCCCTCCTCACCTATGGGAATGCAagaattcttcattcccacctgCTCCATGCAGCCTTCCCAGGCACAGCCCTTTCCACCACCCCCCATTCTAAATTAATGTCCTTCCCCTTTGGATTCTGCTATCTCTGATCACTTTTATTTGCCaggtacttaaaaaaatttttattgtagtaaatgTTGAGCACGTACAAAAATAGAGAAACTTTAACAGTGAGCTCCCATGTCCCTACTCGTCCTTGAGCTTCGGCAGTCACCACCTCAAGGCCAAGCGCGTCCCGCTGGAACCCTCCTGCCCCTAGCGTGCTGCCTGCTGCGGTGGGCGCTGCCGTCGCTGCTCCTCCCACGAGAGGAGAACTTCAGAGGTTTGGTCTATGTCTTATTCTTGTTGTCTCACAGAACCCAGCAAGGTGTTTTGTGTATTCTGAGCGCTCCAAATATTTCAATTCAATTTATAAATGCATAGACGTTCACATGGACTtgataaaatgatgaaaaaataacaaatctAGTTTACTGAGTCCCTATTCATTAGTTTTACTAATCTGCGCTCagtgttttttcatatatgctttagCCATGGCATGGACTTGACCTCTTCTGAAGGTCTGATCTGGTAGCTTTGCTAATAATAGTCTTTTGAGTGGGTGTTTAAGGTCATTGTAAACGTCATAACAAAAGAGCTCTTTGCGAAGGTAAATAAAGTGAAACTCAGACTATTATAACCTATGAGAGTCTCAGCAAATCAAATATAAAAAGTACAGTACAAAATTAACTTATTTACAGATTTCCTTTCTTAATGTCTCTGGAACAAAATATCAATGGGGACTTGCTAAAAATcagatttaaaattatttaacaaaCTTCTTTTAAGAAATCCCTGTGATACTCAGAGAAGTTGTATAGTCAGGTTTCCAAGTGGGCACCGCCCACCCTCCCAGCTGTGTTTTTACTTGGAAATTATTTGtataaaattgactttaaaactCTGTTATAATCTAACCATTCCTTGCCCCAGCCCCCAAAATGTGgttttaaaatgggtttcttACCTGTAAGTGTATTGATCTGGAGCTGCAGAATCACTCAAGGCACAGAAGAAATGGTACTGCCTCTTGCAGGCTTTTACATCACATCCCACAGTGGCTCCTTTTTCACCACAACTGCTGCATGTCTACAGAATAACAGATTTTTACTGAGGAACACCTCCTTTTTTACAATCtttgttaaattttaaattgtCATTCAGTATTTAGCCAGCAGCCCTACCTTCTGGCCATGGATCCCATTAGCAAAATTATATCCTCAGCTAACTAGAATGCATAGACTCTTTTGGAACAGTCTGGTTAAAAGCAGAAAactctttttatttcaaaaatacaattgctctttgaaaaaaatcacgaatgaatgaaaagaagaaagaagcctTCTAAAAGGCAAAGTGAGCAAAACTGTCTGCCTCTAGGCAAGGGGTCCTGTGAGGAGGTAAGTGGAGGCCTGGAGACAGGCTGTAAAATGCAGAGGAGGGGCTAGAAGCGGGGAGGAGGGAGTGGTGAGTAGGCAGAGAGATTGCAGGATGAGCAAGTCAGAACCCAGGAAGGAAGGTTAGACAGGACAGCATGGCCGCCCCGTCCTTCCTTGCTGAAGCGTCCCTCTGTCGCCCTGTGCAGCTCCTGAAACTTCCCTCGCAGCACAGGGCAAAACTAGGCAGGAAATGGTACTGGATGCAGAGCAAGCCCTGAGGCATCCGGTGCCTGGGCTCCTGTAATTACTAGGGCCTGGCAGCTGTGTAAAGGAGTGCACCTGGGGGTGCCTCCAGCCAACACTTCCTCTCTCAGCCTAGATGCTCGCTGAGGATAACAACAGTCGTTTCCCAGAATCACTATTGAGCATAAAGTGACATGATGCAAGTGAAACCTCTTTGGACTCTATGTAgtatggcaaaaaaaaaccaagaaaacaataaaaaaaaaacttgagtgAGGAGAGTTTTTTCTTAGTGGAACTTATGTAGCCCCTTGCTTTGGCTGATGAAGCCCCCTGGTATTTCATGTGTGAAGGTGGTTGAGAGATGGGCGGGTGGACAGTATGTGGCCACCGACGAGACGAGAAGAAACCTGACTGGCCCAGGGACTCAGCCGTGTGGGAGGCTGATGAGCACCACACTCCGCCTGCGTGAACTGAAGGACAGTTAATCCCCTTGGGAAAGAGGCAGTTCATACCGTACTCCAGAGGCAGCACAAGCTACCATGTAACAAGAAAATTCCAACAGAAGTGAGcgtgagagagaggaaggaggacgggagggagggaaggagggagagaaagaaagaaaagaaaggaggataggaaaggaaaggaaggaagggagcgCCCCAGGACTGCCAGGGGACCTGCTCAAGGGGGCAGGAGGCAGAGGGAAAGGACCTGGCCCCTTGTTAAAGCCACTTGAGTTGGGGGTTCCTTATGCTTCCGGCCGAAAGCACTCGAATGGAGAGCCACTTCACTGATAGAGCACGTGGGGCTTATTTTAAAGTACTGGCATTTCGGTCTCATCTCAGCTTCCAGCGCAGGCGCTCCTCCTTCCCGCCTACTGACACGCTTCGCTATCCTTGGCTTACCCATCAGACAGGCTTTCTTTTAAAGACGTCCCTCAGGGTCTGTTTATCCCGACTAGGGAATAAAACCTTCTCTACTCACCAACCACTTTCCTCTGCTGATTTCTTTCTTTACTGATCCCACGTCAAAGTTCCTTTCGTGATTGAACGGCACGTGGACCTCACACTCCACAAGGCCTGAAGAGTACAGCTGCAggttggggcggggggagagagatTGTGCTGGTTTAGAGCTGGGCAGCCCAGACAGACGCGGCCTTCAAGTCAGCCCCTCCTGCGGGTGTAACCCATTGCaggtaggaccttctgatgaggtcaCCCGCCCCTCGACCGGTGGGTCTCAATCCTACACTGCAGTCTTttagaagcagaatgaaattcagagagagagaaagccacagaggggcAGCCAGGAGCGGATCATCAAGAGAGCCCGGACGAGGCTGCCGTGTGCATCGCCAGTGACAGCGGCGGACCGAGGATGGCCGGCCTGACCGCTGCGGCAGAGCACTTAACATGATGGCAGGCAGGCAGCCTACCTGATCGCTGCCAGAGCCACACGTTCCTCGCCCTGCAGTTTTGGAAGAAGCGGTATTGCAGCGCACTTGGCTTTAGATGAGGAGTTacattgttccatttttttttttcaggaggtcccagagattgaacccaggaccttgtatgtgggaagcaggcgctcaatcactgacctacacccactccccaatgttccatttttaaagaaatgttttctcTGTGCTTAAAGTGTCTCTTACAGGATGCTAGCCAATTCATTTTTCCATCCCTCCGAAGTACACACTTTCTGACCCAGCGATTCCAATTCCAGGAATTTACCCAAGAAAAACGAAGGTATATGTCTACACAAAGACTCATACCCTCATGTCTGTAGCAGATTTCTTTGTCAGCAGGAAATACCACATATGAATACATAAGCAAATTGTGATCTAGCCATACGATGGAACTACTCTGCACTCAGAGGGAGTGGGGCAGAAACACAGGTGCACGTGATGGGAGGGATCTCCAGGCACTGCGCTGGGCAAAAGAATCTGGGCATAACGCAGCGCATCGGTACAGCAGGATTCCTCGCAGATGAAATCCTGCAGGAGACGAGACCAATCTACAGAAGCCGCGGTGGGAGGCACGGCCTGCCGCGCCCGGAGGGTCTCCCGGGGTGAGGGCAGGGCTCTGTCTGTGTCCGGCCGCGGGGTGGCTCCTCTCTGCAGTCTCAGAAATCTGCATATTGTGCGCTGAAAATGGATGCCCTTTGtcttatgtaaattatatctaaTAAAGCTAATTGAAATAGCAGACTCACCTTAGTGTGTGTTAGAATAAGACATCAGGATCAAATAGTGTTAACCTCAAAAGAGTTTAGCAGCAGAAAACTAAGCACATCATGTATTACTAGAAGATGAAAAGCAGAACTCAAGAGATGAAAAGGAGAACTCAAGACATGGAAACCACAGACCAAGTGTAAACTGGAACTTTTTGTTCTGAAGAATACTCTTAGGCTAACAGGAACATGACTGGCTTGACAATTAGATGGTAGTAATGTATCAGATATTTTCCTGATTTGGATGGTCACATTATGATTATGTGAGAGCACGTGCTTGTTTGTAGGAAACATACACTAAAGTACTTCAGGATGACGACACATTACGTTCCAACTTACTCTCATCATGTTCCGGGAAGAAAAGTTATTTGTGCTGTATGTGCAACTTTTCTGCAAGTttgagatttgaaaaaaaaaaaaaaatcactcttcAAATTGTGAACcttaacaacaacagcaaaaagcaTCTAATACCGTGCCTGGcctgagagagacagagagtgaACCCAGCAGGTCATTTCCTTAGATGGAGAAAAAAGGACTTCATACCATTCAGTACTCATTtagccttcagcaaactaaaagtAAAAGAGAACCTCCTAAACTTAAAGTGACACCACTAAAACTGAAAGCATATGCAAATTGACTCAGACCTCAGCACTAACCAGAGAAACAAGGTTGCCCACTTCCACTGCTTCTAATCATCACTAGAACAGAATATTCTagacaaatacaataaaaaaagaaaaaagagtgctcgcttcggcagcacatatactaaaattggaatgatacagagaagattagcatggtccccgcgcaaggatgacacacaaatttgtgaagtgttccatatttttctgagagagtctacagcggcgagcagaattccatccatcagccacgtgggatctaagccccctctcaatctagagatggagtggacatcaccatcacagtgtcttcaggatggaggaattaaagatggattagagtggacttattggtattctactatagaattatcatgactctcgaaatggaagaaactgatgtggaaacagtgtacaggggagttgctgagggcagggagagggaagaagaggcatgatattggggcattttcaggacttggagttgtcctgaatgatactgcagggacagatgcaggacattatatatcctgccataacccactgaatggattgggaaagagtataaactaaaatgtaaactataatccatgctgtgtagcaatggtccaaaatgtattcatcaaatgcaatgaatgcatcacactaatgaaagaagttgttgatgtgggaggcgtggggggtggggggtatatggtaacctcttattttttttaatgtaacattttgtgtgatctatgtatctttaaacaaaaatagaaagtattttaaaaataagcttaaaaataagaaaaagaaattaaaaggcttaaatattgaaaagaaaaaattgtccATATTTACAGGTGAGGAATCATCCAAATACAATACCTAAAAGAATCTAGAGATTTTTGGAACTAATAAGAGTTTGGCAAGCTTGGTGGAtaagatttaaaaagtaaaaatcaacagtgtttgtatataccaataataactcattttttttaaatattagaaaaatttttttaaaaagacctaagaaTAAGCCTAACCCAAAGTTCTACACCtctatagaaaaaaaatgaaaagttttgaaattcataaaagaCCTGAGTACTTGGCGAGGTAGACCCTGTTTGTGGACGGAAAGACCTGTACATTATAAAGACATCGATATCCCCACATTCATCTATAAATTCAATACAATTTCACTCAAAATTCCAAGAGGAATTGTGAAATTTGACAAAAGTGGCTTCCAAAATCCAAAGTGCCCAAAACTCCCAAGCTTTATTCTCATACGGACGTACCAGCGAGGACAGTGTTGTCCAGCTTAGGGGTCGCCAAGGGAGCGACCAACAGAGCGCGAGCGGGAAAAGAGCCGAGGAGACAGGAGAAGGATGTGGGAGCCCAGCGGGCCGGTCCTGGGGAGACTCGACCCACGCACGTGCCAGCCGCAGGGCCCCGAGAGCTACGTGACCTCTCCATGCCTCAGCTTTCCCAGCTGCAGTGGGGTGACGAAAACAGCCCTTCCTCTGGGGGATTTGTGAGGATTCACAGGTTAATAGAGGCTAAGCTCCCAGAACTCTGCCTGACACGACACGCCGGAAAGACCAAATAATCCTCATCCTCTGACTCCTCCTTATCCCTACAAATCAGGGAGGAAAGAATAGACTTCAGTAAATAGGGTTGGGGAAAGCATGAAAAAAAACTAGATCACAACATACGACAGTCAAAGATAAATGCCAGTTGGTTTGAGAAactaaaggagggaagcagacttggcccagtggttagggcgtccgcctaccacatgggaggtccgcagttcaaaccccgggcctccttgaccagtgtggagctggcccatgcacagtgctgatgcacgcaaggagtgccctgccacgcaggggtgtccccagcgtaggggagccccacgcacaaggagtgcaccccgtaaggagagccgcccagcaccaaagaaagtgcagcctgcccaggaatggcgccgcccacacttcccgacgcagcaaatagacacagaacagacaaccgggggagggggggaaattaaataaataaataaatctttaaaaaaaaaaagaaactaaagagaaaagcaaaagtgTTAAAACTTTGAGGGGGGAAAAACAAAACGATAGACCCTTAGCACAGAAAAGCATTCCTTGGGATGGGttggggcagggagcagaggaagCACAAACAATAAATTTAAGTAcattaaatgctggtggaaaatACCATAGATAAAATTAAAAGCCAATATATACAAGAAAGCATTGGAATTTATATATGAACGAGTGTATCTATAGGCAAAAACTAACGGCTGAAAGATGTCGTATAAGGACATGCAGTTCACAACACGGACACCAGATGGCGTAGAGCACGAGGGGCTACCCAACTCCCCCAGTGAGGAGAGTTCACACCCATCAGAGAGCAAGAATGAAAATCTCACAATATCAAGTGTTCGCCaggatgaagagaaaaagaaactctGGGGCAGCTGATGGAAGCTGAACGTGGTACAATCTCTTTTGGAGTGCGATTTGGCCCCTTCCCTGACGTGCAAAATGCTCCCACCCTGTGCCCCAGCAATTCCACGTCTATACTCTCTAGACCAGAGACAAGGAGAACCACAAGAATGTCCGTGCCAGCTGGTTAGTCATATAAAAAAAAAGTCCACTTACAGAACAAAGAGTGAAATGGAATACTCTCACATGGAGAGCTAGAGCTTCATTTATCAACATGCATAAATCGCAAAAACCTACAGCATTTGATAGACATTACATAAAGTTCAAGAGCACGTAAAATAGTTATCATATCTTGGTTATAAGTATTTAAACATATGTGATggaagtataaaaacaaaaataacgaTAAACACCAAATGTGTCGAAGGGATTTCCTCTAATGGGGAAGGCAGGGAAGAGGGCACCAGAAAGAGtcttacttcttaaaaaaaacaaacctaacgCTGAAGCAAATATCACTCGATGCTACAATTTTATAAATCTAGATGGGAGGTCTCTTGGGTGTTCTGTTATAGTTGaactatttcattaaaatatctctacagaagttttttttaaactataattcatcctgtgtttttgatgtaataaataacataaaaagtaattataatGTGGTAAGATCTGAAAGacattaaaaagttagaaaatatacTCCACGAATCCCAATTTAAAAGACCAAACCCCAGCTAATTTGTTAGTCTCTGTGCCCaaagtaccatttatctattctggTATGTCTTTCCCTAAAATGGCTGATGTGTTTCCAGATAACTTACCAAACAATTTTCATGAGCAACTATATTCTCTTTTTCTGCAAAGTACAGCACACCACATTCCAGATTTGAGGGGCAGAGTGCACAcgtcctttttttcattttttctacaaTTTTAAAGATACCTGTAAGTAAAATCCCTGGTGAGAAACAGGTAAGTGGAAATACTTTTTTTGCTAATGCCTTCCCCAGTCTTCCACAGCAGAAAAGGCGCTTGTTTTGCTTTATGGGACATTTTCAACtcccagggagaaaaaaaaaaatagggatcCAAGTGGAAAAAACaccttattttgtatttttttaaaaatgggttaatggaaggaaagttaaaaaaaaaaaaatttaaaaatgcctaaaaataaaagctttaatCAAGAAAGACAACCAGGAATTTAAACATAGGCAAAGCTCTTAAAACATTGCCTTGCCCACAGCAAcctcttaataataataattgttattAATAATTTACAAGAAAACAATGGTGTATCCAAGTGCTCTGATTAACtgtatgtaaaaaaataaatttagatcACTACTTTGTACCATTCAAAAATAAATTCTACGTGAATTAATAAAGTAAATGAGCAATGTACTTTCATTTCAATGTGTTTTAATTCACCATTATAATCAATTAGGAGAGAAAGGCACATGAAAGTAgggaacagatttttttttaaatcggaGAGGaatgggagaaagggaagaagccGAGGGGAataaatagac
The window above is part of the Dasypus novemcinctus isolate mDasNov1 chromosome 15, mDasNov1.1.hap2, whole genome shotgun sequence genome. Proteins encoded here:
- the PHF11 gene encoding PHD finger protein 11; translation: MKKRTCALCPSNLECGVLYFAEKENIVAHENCLLYSSGLVECEVHVPFNHERNFDVGSVKKEISRGKWLTCSSCGEKGATVGCDVKACKRQYHFFCALSDSAAPDQYTYRVLCHEHKNSTKTHSGDIGGQTQDLPCGKRAPNHLSHSRPPGDSGASAASEEEERSADPHFPQPKETPCLSSPQEVTEERGKDTDVNGKAAFLKKCKEAGLLNDLFEVLLEKLIFIHERLMDDTTSEEGYEEIGTSLLGCRLFEDTFVNFQAAIENKIRQCEEKQQQMSTEIELLRDLKQTPCPL